A genomic window from Hyla sarda isolate aHylSar1 chromosome 8, aHylSar1.hap1, whole genome shotgun sequence includes:
- the TMEM41A gene encoding transmembrane protein 41A isoform X2, producing MQNKEQKRVQNTQQLKKDLDELRELADFLQEYKREHQSYVTLLFCSAYLYKQSFAIPGSSFLNLLAGALFGPWMGLLLCCTLTSLGATFCYVLSQAFGKQILIMYFPEKISMLQNKIEENRSGLFFFLLFLRLFPMTPNWFLNLSSPILNIPVGQFFFSVLIGLLPYNFICVQTGSILSKIKSLDDMFSWGTLLKLLAIALVALIPGTIVKRFSHHKPGLEGKEHMMNGRKST from the exons ATCTGGATGAACTTCGTGAATTGGCTGACTTCTTGCAGGAGTATAAGAGGGAGCACCAATCCTATGTCACCCTCCTGTTCTGCAGTGCCTACTTGTATAAGCAAAGCTTTGCCATCCCAGGATCCAGCTTTCTG AACCTGCTGGCCGGAGCATTGTTTGGCCCTTGGATGGGCCTGCTTCTTTGCTGCACCCTGACATCTCTGGGTGCCACATTCTGTTACGTGCTCTCTCAAGCATTTGGCAAACAGATTTTAATTATGTATTTCCCTGAGAAGATCTCCATGCTGCAGAATAAG ATTGAAGAAAACCGTAGCGgcctcttcttttttcttcttttcctgcGTTTGTTCCCTATGACACCTAACTGGTTCCTGAACCTCTCCTCACCCATCCTGAACATCCCAGTAGGACAGTTCTTCTTCTCGGTCCTCATTG GTCTCCTACCCTACAACTTCATCTGTGTCCAGACAGGCTCCATTTTGTCCAAGATCAAATCTCTAGATGACATGTTTTCTTGGGGAACACTACTAAAGTTACTGGCAATAGCACTTGTGGCACTTATCCCTGGCACCATTGTGAAGAGGTTCAGTCATCATAAGCCAGGATTAGAAGGGAAAGAACACAtgatgaatggcagaaaatctaCGTGA
- the TMEM41A gene encoding transmembrane protein 41A isoform X3: MACLSRSLVFPSDLDELRELADFLQEYKREHQSYVTLLFCSAYLYKQSFAIPGSSFLNLLAGALFGPWMGLLLCCTLTSLGATFCYVLSQAFGKQILIMYFPEKISMLQNKIEENRSGLFFFLLFLRLFPMTPNWFLNLSSPILNIPVGQFFFSVLIGLLPYNFICVQTGSILSKIKSLDDMFSWGTLLKLLAIALVALIPGTIVKRFSHHKPGLEGKEHMMNGRKST; the protein is encoded by the exons GTCTTTGGTGTTCCCTTCAGATCTGGATGAACTTCGTGAATTGGCTGACTTCTTGCAGGAGTATAAGAGGGAGCACCAATCCTATGTCACCCTCCTGTTCTGCAGTGCCTACTTGTATAAGCAAAGCTTTGCCATCCCAGGATCCAGCTTTCTG AACCTGCTGGCCGGAGCATTGTTTGGCCCTTGGATGGGCCTGCTTCTTTGCTGCACCCTGACATCTCTGGGTGCCACATTCTGTTACGTGCTCTCTCAAGCATTTGGCAAACAGATTTTAATTATGTATTTCCCTGAGAAGATCTCCATGCTGCAGAATAAG ATTGAAGAAAACCGTAGCGgcctcttcttttttcttcttttcctgcGTTTGTTCCCTATGACACCTAACTGGTTCCTGAACCTCTCCTCACCCATCCTGAACATCCCAGTAGGACAGTTCTTCTTCTCGGTCCTCATTG GTCTCCTACCCTACAACTTCATCTGTGTCCAGACAGGCTCCATTTTGTCCAAGATCAAATCTCTAGATGACATGTTTTCTTGGGGAACACTACTAAAGTTACTGGCAATAGCACTTGTGGCACTTATCCCTGGCACCATTGTGAAGAGGTTCAGTCATCATAAGCCAGGATTAGAAGGGAAAGAACACAtgatgaatggcagaaaatctaCGTGA